The DNA sequence GGTTGTAGACGAACAACAGGATCAGGCAATTTACAGAAAGTACTTGACACGAGCTCCGGGGCTGTAACTGTTTAGCCGATTGGCGCAGGGACATTTGTTTTTGTCTTGCTCTTGCTCTTCATCTTGCTCTTGCTCTAATCTTGCTTAAGCGGCGGTCACAGGCATGCGCTTTGACCATGAAAAATTCACTGGGTGTCAAAAGAACATGGAATTTGTGGCTGTTGGCTGCGGAATACGGAAGACCAGATTCGTTTAGGAATTTGGAGCAAGAGCAAGATTAGGAGCAAGAGCAGGAAAGGACGTTCACTGCCATCGCCAAAGCCTTGCAAAAAGAGGGAGCTTATCATGGGTGTGTTTTCATGCGTGACAGTGGGGGGTGTTTTGGCGGCCATGGCACTGGCCGCCCCGGACCCAAGCCCCGCCCTAGTCCGGGAGGAGGTCCTGTTTGACTTCTCCGGGGGAAAAGCGCCGGAACAGACCACGCTCAACGCCGCCAAGACACGCCCCGCATCCCGGAACGAGGGCGGGCTGGAGGTGTGCTTTGGCCTGGTGGAGTGGCCCCACATCATGTTCAACGCGCCGCCGGAACTCTGGGACTGGTCCGCCTTTTCGGGCATCGGGGTGCGGGTTTACAATCCAACAAAAGACTCCGTGGACTTTTCCCTGCGCCTGGACAACGCGGGGGCGGACGGATGGCAGGCCTGCAACAACGCCGCCGCCGCCGTGGGGCCGGGCCGCACCCAGACCCTGGAGATGCGCTTCAACACCGGAGAGCCCGAGCCGCTGTGGGGCATGCGCGGCGTGCCGAAGATGCCGCCCCGGGGCGAGGGCGCGGTCATAGACCCGGCCAAAATCACCGCATTCCAGGTCTTCGTTCCCCGTCCCCAGCAGGAGCACACGCTGATACTGGAGAAGGTGTGGCTCTTCGGCTGGGACGGCAGTTTGGCGGGCATCCCCATGCCCTTCATCAACCGCTTCGGGCAGTACATGCTGGAGGACTGGCCGGGGAAACTGAAGGATGAAAAAGAGTTTTCAGAACGCGCCGCCGCCGAGCGCGACGCATGGGAAAAAGCGCCCATGCTCCCCGAACGGGACCGGTTCGGCGGGTGGGCCGGCGGGCCGCAACTGGAGGGCACGGGCTGGTTCCGCACGGAGAAAGTGAACGGGAAATGGTGGCTGGTCACCCCGGAGGGGCGGCTGTTTCTCTCCATCGGCATGGACTGCGTCGGCACCTGGGAGGTCACCTTCGTTGAAAAGCGCGAGCCCTGGTTTGAGTGGCTGCCCGCGGCCGACGACCCGGACTTTGGCGGCTTTTACGGGCACAACAGCGGCGCGCACAGCATGGCGGACACCATCGGCGGCGAGGGGAAGACCTTCAGTTTTTACCGGGCCAACCTGTTCCGCAAGTACGGCCCGGAATGGCCGGAGCGGTGGCGGGATAGCGTGTATCCGCGCCTGAAGCACTGGGGCTTCAACACCATCGCCAACTGGAGCCAGGGCGATGTGCTGGAAAAAAGCGACATGCCCTATGTCGTGTCCTCCGGCCTGTGGGGGGTGCCCAAAATCGAGGGGGCCAGGGGCTACTGGGCCAAGATGATGGATGTGTATGACGACGCCTTCGAGACCGCCGCGGAGAAGACGGCCGCCGATCTTGCCAAGTCCCACGGGGGAAACCCGCTCTGCATCGGCTACTTTGTGGACAACGAGCTCGCCTGGGAGGGCATCAAGTTGGGCACCCTCGCCAGCCCGCCGGAGCAGCCCGCGCGAAAGGCCCTGGTGGCCATGCTCCGGGAGAAATACGCCGACATCGCCGCGCTGAACGCCGCCTGGGGCACCAACGCCGCGGACTGGGATCATCTGGAGTCGCCGGGTGACAAGAGCGCCGCCGCCCAGGCGGACCTGTCGGAATACCTGCACCGTTTCGCCCTGCGCTATTTCCAGACCATCCAGAACGCGGTTCGGAAACACGCACCGAACCAGTTGTACCTGGGCTGCCGCTTTGCGGGCGCGCCGGACGAGGCGGTGCGCGCCGCGGCGGAAGTGGTGGACGTGGTGTCCTTCAATCTGTACTACCGAGAGATTCCCCGCGACAAGTGGACGGACCTCATGGACAGGCCCGCCATCATCGGCGAGTTCCATTTCGGCGCCCTGGACCGGGGCATGTTCCACACGGGCCTGGTCCGGACAAAGGACCAGAACGAGCGGGCCGAGTCCTACGCGAAATACCTGAGAAGCGTCGCGGAACATCCCCTTTTCGTCGGCTGCCACTGGTTCCAGTATGTGGACGAGCCGGCCACGGGCCGCTGGTTCGACGGGGAAAACTACAACATCGGCTTCTTGGATGCCACCGACACCCCCTATCCGGAACTGGTGGAGTCCGCCCGGAAGGTCCATGGCGAAGTGTACAAAATCCGGTTTGGGGAGTAGGTTTCGGGTACAGGCACCGGTTGCGTAAATCGGGGCTATGGACATGGAATCGGGCCGTTGACGCAACCGTTGCCAGTCCCCTTGGCAAAAGTGGAGGGGACTGCCAACGGTGCGGCTCATGGCCGTGTTGCGGAAAATTTGACCGTATCCGCACCGGTGGCTGTGCCCGGCTGCTTCTTCGGAAGGGGGGAAAGGGCGCGCGCCGGTGGTTGTGTCAGGTCGTTCCTTGTATGATGTGGGAAGCCAAATGGAGGGTCATGCCGTGAAACACTTCATCTTTGCCGTACTAGTCCGTGTCCCGTCCGTGCCCGTCCGTGTAAAACGCTCTATCCTTGCCGTGCTGCTTCTGTGCCTCTGTCTGCCGGTTCTGGCTCAGACCATTCCCGTGCCCAATGCCGCCTTCGACGCGCTGACGCCGGAGGGCCTGCCGGAAGGCTGGACCCTCACCGGCGGGGAGGGCGGCCTGTCGGACGCGGCCCCGCAGGAAGGCGCGCGCGGTGTCTGGGTGCGCGGCACGGGCGCCACGGAGGACAGGAACAC is a window from the Candidatus Hydrogenedentota bacterium genome containing:
- a CDS encoding beta-galactosidase, coding for MGVFSCVTVGGVLAAMALAAPDPSPALVREEVLFDFSGGKAPEQTTLNAAKTRPASRNEGGLEVCFGLVEWPHIMFNAPPELWDWSAFSGIGVRVYNPTKDSVDFSLRLDNAGADGWQACNNAAAAVGPGRTQTLEMRFNTGEPEPLWGMRGVPKMPPRGEGAVIDPAKITAFQVFVPRPQQEHTLILEKVWLFGWDGSLAGIPMPFINRFGQYMLEDWPGKLKDEKEFSERAAAERDAWEKAPMLPERDRFGGWAGGPQLEGTGWFRTEKVNGKWWLVTPEGRLFLSIGMDCVGTWEVTFVEKREPWFEWLPAADDPDFGGFYGHNSGAHSMADTIGGEGKTFSFYRANLFRKYGPEWPERWRDSVYPRLKHWGFNTIANWSQGDVLEKSDMPYVVSSGLWGVPKIEGARGYWAKMMDVYDDAFETAAEKTAADLAKSHGGNPLCIGYFVDNELAWEGIKLGTLASPPEQPARKALVAMLREKYADIAALNAAWGTNAADWDHLESPGDKSAAAQADLSEYLHRFALRYFQTIQNAVRKHAPNQLYLGCRFAGAPDEAVRAAAEVVDVVSFNLYYREIPRDKWTDLMDRPAIIGEFHFGALDRGMFHTGLVRTKDQNERAESYAKYLRSVAEHPLFVGCHWFQYVDEPATGRWFDGENYNIGFLDATDTPYPELVESARKVHGEVYKIRFGE